Genomic segment of Chitinophaga varians:
TGATCGCTAAAAAAATACTCGGTGACAGTATACAGGTGAAAGCCACCATCACCGAAGTAGGTGGCTATGCTAACCCGGAAGAAGGACTGGAAGCGGCCATCGCAGCAAAAGACTCTGTAGGCGGTATTGTGGAATGTGTGGTAGACGGACTGCCGATCGGTTTGGGAGAACCTTTCTTTGATTCCCTGGAGTCATCTCTGGCGCATGCTGTATTCGCTATTCCTGCTGTAAAAGGAATCGAATTCGGCGCAGGCTTCGCTGCCGCTAAAATGAAAGGACTGGAACATAACGACCCTATCCTCGACAAAACCGGCAAAACAGCCACCAACAACGCCGGCGGCGTTGTTGGTGGTATCACCAACGGCAATCCGCTGGTATTCCGTATCGCGGTGAAGCCCACGTCCAGCACACCGAAAGAGCAACAAACGCTGAACATCGCCAGCGGACAGGTGGAGACCTTCAGTGTAAAAGGACGCCACGACCTGTGCATCGCACTGCGCGTACCTGTGGTACTGGAAGCGGTGACTGCAATGGTACTGGCCGATTTTATGCTGCTGGAACAGCGCCGCCCGCGGGTGTATAAAGCATAAGGAATTACAAATTACAAATTACGAATTACGAATTACGAATTACGAATTACGAATTACGAATTGAGGGCTTTCATATAGAGCGGTTATCTTAGTAACCTTTCCATATGAAAGCCCTCAATTCGTAATTCGTAATTTGTAATTCGTAATTATTTTACGATGTCAAGCAGTTCCACATCAAACACCAGCGCTGCGCCCGGGCCGATTTTAGCACCGGCGCCACGGTCGCCATAGGCGAGGTCTGAAGGGATGAAGAGGCGCCATTTGGAGCCTACAGGCATGAGTTGCAGGGCTTCTGTCCAGCCTCTGATAACGCCGCTCACCGGGAAGGAGATCGGTTCGCCTCTGTCTACGGAACTATCGAACACTGTACCATCGATGAGGGTACCATGATAGTGCGTTTTTACTTTATCGTTGATAGTGGGCTTAGGACCATTGCCTTCTTTCAGGATCTGGTACTGAAGACCGCTGGGGAGGGTTACCACGCCCGGCTTTGCTTTGTTTTCAGCCAGGAACTTATCACTGGCTTCGCGGTTTTTGGCAACTTTTTCCGCTTTCAGTTGCTGAAGGTAATTGCTGATGCTCATCTCACTCTGATCTTTAGATAATGTTAATGTTTTATTGGTCAACATATCCTGAATAGCCTTGGCCAGCAGGGTAGTGTTGACATTGCTTAATCCCTGTGCTTTCAGGTTTTCGGCGATATTAACGCCAATACCATAGCTCACGGAGTCTATCCTGTTTTTCAATAAACCAGGTTTTACAGCGGTATGGGATGCCGGTTTCGCTTTGGGCGCCGGTTTAGCCTGGCTGAATCCCTGCATGGCCAACAGGCCAAGAACACCGGTGAAAATGTATTTTTTGTACATAAATTTGTGGTTGTCAATAACTTTGAATCAAATAAGGTTTTGCTAAAGTCCCCGCAAGTTAAGGAATTAACCTTTTAGAAGCTATTTGCTCTCGTACAACAAAAGGGAGCCTTGCTTTGTTGGCGTAAAAATAAAACCCGTATGTTAACCGTTCAGGCGTCTATGAGATTCTATATTATAACAATGGTAGCGGCGCTGCTGACAGGCAGCCTGCAGGCACAGGATTCAACAGATTTATGGTCAAAGGCCAAGGCCAACCCCAATCTGGGCAGGCAGAAATACATAGAACTGAAGCTGCATACCGGCAGCCACCTGTATAATGGCGATGAGATGTCCAAAATACTGGAACATGGTTATGAGTCCGTAGAAGTCCGGATGGGCTGGATGTCTACCGGCAAACAGGAATGGCAGCGGGCCCTTAACTGCCCGAGTTATGGCATCGGTTTCTATACCGGCAGTATTGGCGATGCAACCGTTCTCGGCAACCCCAGTGGCGTATATGGTTTCTTTTACGCGCCCTTCGCCCGCCGGAAGCGGCATCATTTTGAAGCAGGATTGTCCCTGGGCCTCACGTACGACCTGAAGGGCTATAACAAGGACACCAACCCGCTAAACGATGCTATCAGTTCCAAAGTAGACGTTTATTTTAATGTGAACGTCAGCGGCATATGGCGGCTGTCTGAATTATTCGATTTGGTATACGGGTTAGACCTGACCCACTTTTCCAATGGCCGCACACACACGCCTAACCTGGGCCTGAATATGCCTGGTGTGCATGCTGGTCTGAGAGTGCATTACAATACCATCCGCAATATTGTACAGCAACAGATCGATCCTACGTTTGTAGCGCGTATCCGCCCCACCTATATTGACAGTCCGCTTTCCAAAGTGAAGCACAAACAGGACTGGAGCATTTACGGGGCCTTCGGGGTAGTACAGCCGGATTCCCGTTATGGTGTTGATGCTTTTTATGGCACTGCCTCTGCCGTGTTGGACTGGAGTTACCTCTACAGTCATGTTTGCAGTTTCGGAGCAGGCGTTGACGGTTTCTATGACGGTTCCCTGGGGTTGGTTTACGCAGAGAAATACGGAAAGGTGTCCACTTTCGATAAGATGCTGCTGGGCGCCCATATCGGCCATACGCTTCATCTACAGCGTTTTGATATTGTTACGCAGGCAGGCACGTACCTGTGGCGTCGCGACAGCGAAAAAGGGGATTGGTTCCTGCGGGTGGCCCTTCGTTATAATGTCAGCAGATATGGTTTTCTGCAGATAGGCCTTAAAACACAGAACGGCGCAGCGGCAGATTGGATCGAATGGGGCGGCGGTGGTAAACTGTGAAAGCCTGATAGTCAACATTAATATAAAAGAAACCCGCCTGACGTATTATCAGGCGGGTTTCTTTTTATATCGATGATAAATGTTTACTGCGTTATAGGCAACAATACCTTAGATGCGTGAGTAGCATCATGATAGATTTTGATATCAGCCTTTTTGAAGTCTTTATCAGTGGCTTTGTAGATATCCATGAACTGTTGCGGATTGCGGTCTACCAGCGGGAACCAGCTGCTTTGTATCTGGACCATGATACGGTGTCCTTTCTGGAAGGTATGCGCTACGTCAGGCAGGGTGAATTTCACCGGTGTTGGCTGGCCCGGAACAAAAGCTTCCGGTTTTTCGAAGCTGTTGCGGAATTTGCCGCGCATCACCTCGCCGCGTACCAGCATCTGATAGCCGCCCATGGGATAGGTGGAAGAAGGCACGCGACGGTGTTCTGAAGCGGCGTCTTCTTCGTATTTGAAATCGTCAGGGAACACGTCTATCAGTTTTACAACGAAATCGGCGTCAGTACCGGTGGTGCTGGCCACGATGTCAGCGATAACCGGACCGGCGAGGGTGATGTCATTGTCCAGCACTTCAGATTCAAATACCGCCACGTCAGGTCTGCGGGCAGCAAAACGCTGGTCATCGGTCATGTAATTGATCGTGCGGTTGAAATGTACATCTGCCGTATAAGGCACTGGTTTGGACGGATCGCTGATGTATTCGCTGAAGCTGTTGGCAGCAGTGGGCTGCGTGAATGCCAGTTTACCGTCAGGTTGCAGATAAACGGGTTGTTCCTTCATATCGGCCGGAGGCCATTTAGGCAGTCTTTTCCATTCGTTTTTACCGGTGAAGAAGATAGTGGCTTCAGCGATATCCGGCGCCTGGCCTTTGCCTTTCAGGTAATAATTGAAGAAAGGAATTTCGATGTTGTTGGCGTAGTATTCTGATGTATTGCTGCCGAAGCGAACGTTGCCCAGATGGGTACCGTCGTTGGATGCCCACTGGCCATGGTACCATGGTCCCATTACGATACGGTTGTTGGTATTGGGGCTTTCGGATTCGATGGTTTTGTAAGTGTTCCAGGCGCCGAAGCAGTCTTCCGCGTCAAATACGCCGCCTACTTCCAGCATCACGGGTTTTACGTTTTTCAGGAAGTTGCGTACGTTACGCGCCTGCCAGTAGCTGTCGTAAGTAGGATGGGCATACATCTCGTGCCAGAAGGCCACGCTGTCGCCGATGATTTTGGAGAAATTAGGCAATGCGCCTGTCTCCAGGTAGTATTTGTAATTGTCGCGGGTGTAGTATTCGATGCCTTTAGGCCCAACGGTGGTAGGCTTCGGATGAGGATGGTCAAATACGGTGTAGAAAGAAAAGGCGTCTGACAGCATGAACGCGCCGTTGTGGTGGAAGTCATCACCGATGAACCAGTCTGTAACCGGCGCCTGCGGGCTGACCGCCTTCAGTGCAGGGTGGCCGCTCAATGCGCCCATAGTGGAATAAAAGCCCGGATAGGAGATACCAAAGATGCCCACGTTGCCGTTGTTGCCGGACAGGTTCTTCACCAGCCAGTCGATGGTGTCGTAGGTGTCGCTGGCTTCATCGATATCATTTTTCCCTTTTTTGTTGGGGTTGAAGGGACGCACATTCACAAATTTGCCTTCACTCATCCAGGTGCCTCTCACGTCCTGGACCACCATGATATAGCCTTCTTTCAGGTATTGTTTATAATGGTTTCTGTACAGCGGACGGAAATTGGTTTCGCCGTAAGGTGCGCAGGAGTAAGGGGTGCGCGTCATCAGAATAGGATGTTTCTCCGACTGGTCTTTAGGAAGATAGATGGAGGTAAACAGTTTTACCCCGTCCCGCATGGGAATGTACACTTCTTTTTTGGTGTAATGGGTATACATCCAGAGGGAGTCCTGGTTAACAGCTTTGGTAACTACAGGAAAGACGAACAGCGCGGCACAGGCCAGCAGCAGCCATTTTCTCATAAACGGTTTGTTTTAGACGGGGGCTAAAGTAGCAAAAAGTCAGGTAATATGACCGCAGAAAAGGGTGAGCGGTTACCGGGCCAGCTTTTCCCGTTCTTTTTTAGGCAAACTGGCCACAACCAGGTCATAGGAGTTTTTAATCCATTCCAGTATCAGTTTGTTGGAGATATTGGAGTGCATATCTACTGTGTTCCAGTGCTTTTTATTCATATGGTAGCCAGGTGTCACGCCTTCATAACGTTCGCGCAACTCCACGGCCTCGTCCGGGTCACATTTCAGATTGACGCTGCTGAATTCTTCCAGGTCAGTAAGGGCAAACATTTTGCCGGCGACTTTATACACGAGGGTTTGTTCTCCGAAAGGGAATTCTTCCGTAACACCCGGAAGGGAAAGGCAGTATTCGCAGAATTGTTCGATGTTCATGAATGACAGATTTCTATGGACATCAAAGATAAAAAAAGTAAGGGCCTTTCGGCCCTTACCAGAAGAATGGTATTATTATTTTACTTCGATGTACTTGAACCTGGCGCTTTTGTAGGAAACAGATGATGAATTTGTAATAGTTACCTTTTGCGTCATCAGCAGACCTGTTTTTTCGTCATAACTGTTTTCGTAAGTGTACGTTGTTCCTGCATGGTCAGCATAACTGAGATTATGTTCGCTTGGCATAACATCTACACTGGTCAGTTCGGAATAGAAGTGAACATAGGGATTGTTTTTGTAGATGGTATAAAAAGGATTGTTGCCCTTGTCATACTTATAGGTATACGTATATCCGCGTGCGGGGTCATGCACTTTAGGCCCGCCAGGATATTGGTATTCTTTGACAACATCTTTCCCTTCGTACGTGTACTCAAAATACCGGACAACATCCGTGGAGAAAAGGGAATCTTTAGAACCGATCAGGCCCACTTGCCCCAGGTTATTGAACTCGTAAGACCAGCTTTGATCAACACAATTTGAGCATTCAGGATGTTGTTCAAAAATGGAAACTTTTCCACCTTTCCAGTTCGGGTTACCGACAGATATAATTCCACTTTTGGAATTGTTTATGGTTTTAGCAACTCTGCCGGCTTCATCATACGTCATTTCGAAGCTTTGTCCGTTCTCCGGTCTCATTCTGGATGGAATGTAAATGGCTATTAGTTGATGCTTGTTGTTATACACAAAGCTGTCTGTTTTGGTGCCGCTGCTGGTAGTAGTGGTAACTGTCTCCAGGAGGAACGGGCCGGGTTTCACCGGGTCTACCGGTATAGGTTCTGAGTTATCGCTTTTGCTACAGGCGGTTGCAAGGAATAACAATGCTACAGCGGCGCAGGCATAGCGCCCTAAGGTGTTGGTTTTCTTCATGACAAAGTATAAGGGTGAATATTAAAAATACAGGCAGGCGGACTGGCACTGCCCTGTGGGTTACGGTTATTGTTTAACTACGCGGTACCGGTAACTGATGGTTGTGCCGGAGGCGAGCCGTTGTTCTTGCGGATCATGCATGGTGTCTGGTGTAAAATAGGTTACAGGAATAGTTACTGACGCGCTGGCGGCAGTTTCATACCGGATGCTGGTCACATAATGTTCACTGGCCAGGAACGGATAGCCTTTCCAGATGTTGTTTTGCAGGTCTGCTGTGACCATGCGCAGCAACAACGGGTTTTTAGCCAGGTATGGGTATAGCGGGTTCGACTGGTTGCCGTAGGTCATATCGTACTGGTAGGCTTCTGTTGTGGGCGGAAGATCAATAGGTTCCACATAGTTGACGATATGATACTGCCGGATGTCCCGTTGATCGTAGAAATATTTTTCATAACTCATCATTCTGCCGAAGACAAACGGGAGCGTGTCTGTATAACCAATCAGGGTGAAGCGGCGGGCATCATCCTGTAAATACCGGCTGGTATCGTAACCGGATATTTCATCTCCCAGGTTCCGGTAAAAGGTAGTATAGATAGTGAGCGTGCCCGGGGCCCACATCAGGGAATCTTTCTGGGAGAGGCTTTTAAGGGTATTATCGTTCTCATTGTAATGACGTGCTATTTTCAGATAGCCGTCAGCGTTATACAGGAAAGTGGTGTAGTTCTGCCATTGGCGATAGGAGGTATTGTAATCCCAGCGTTCCGTGAGTTGCAGTTGATTGTTGTATACAAGGCTGTCTTTCGGGATACCGTTTATCCGGATGGCGGTCACCAGATAGTTATCTTGTTGCTGTACGGGTGGTGCCGGGTCGATATGTTCCTTTTTGCAGTGGCACGAGGGCGCCAGCAAATACAGGATGGCCAGGAGAAAAAGCCGGTAATATCGTTGTTGGTATAACATACAGCGTGGATAAACGGATGTAAGATAATGTTTAATCATTATATTATTTACCCCTGATAATCTGGTACCGGTAGCTGATGGATGTATTTTGTCCTATCAATTGTTCTTTGGGATAAGCGGAAGTATCAAAGGGGGTGTAGGTGACAGGCAGCGTAGTTTGCGTGCCGGCAGCATCTTCATACCGGACACTGTTGACATAATGTTCGCTGGCAAGGTACGGAAAACCTTTCCAGGTGTTCTGCAGATCGGCGGTCACGAGTTGTATCAGCAGCGGATTCTTTACGAGGAAGCGGTAGAGCGCATTTACCTGGCTGCCATAGGTCATGGTATAGCGGTATTCTTCCAGTATGGTGGGAGCGCCGATCACATTGACATAATTATGCCCGGTGAATTGCCGGACATCCTGTTGCAGATAGGTGTATTCTTTAAATCGTACCATATCGCCGTAAATGCCCTGGTTGAAAATAAAGGTATCCTTTGAACCGGAGAGCGTGAATTGCCGGTTAGTGTTCACCAGTAATAAAGTAGTGTCATATCCGGATATGCCGGCGCCCAGGTCGCGGTAGCGGGTAGTGTAAACCCACAATTTGCCGGATGTCCATGCCAGGGAATCCTGCTGGCTCAGGCTTTTCGTCGTATTATCGTTCTCGTTATAATACCGTGCCATTTTCACATAGCCGTCAGCGTTATAACCGAAAACAACGTAATTCTGCCATTGCCGGTAGGAAGTATTGTAGTCCCAGTGCTGCACCAGCTGTTGCTGATCGTTGTATACGAAGCTGTCTTTCGGAATGCCGTTGAGGCTGATGGATGTTACCAGCCAGGTGTCTTGCGGTGGTGCCGGCGGCTGCGGCGGGTCCACATGTTCTTTTTTACACTGACAGGAATGGGTGAGCAGCAGGATAGCTGCAAAGAGATAAAGAACATATGTACTCCGGTAAGGCATGCAGGGGGCTCAATAAGCCTTCCTAAGATAAGGATTAATGGTCATATTGGTCCGGTGTAATGGCGGTAGATAAGTTGGGGAGATATACCGGTACGTAGGACGGGCCAACGTACCGGTTTTAGGTGTAGGTTAAAGCTATTTCTTATTGATCGCGATGATCACGCGGGAGTAACGGGCGTAAGTGATTTCCACTTCCTGACCGGCACGGTAACCTTCCAGGGCGCCGCGCATCCAGTAAAACAGGCGTTTTTTCTGGTTGTCCAGCTTTATCATGATGTTGGTCTGTGTATCGTTGTTCTCCAGGTATACCGCTTCCATAGGGGCCTGCAGGGTGGCTTTTTGCAATGCTACCAGGTCTTTTTTCAGTGCCCAATACCGGATATCCGTTACTTTGATCAGTGCAAACACCAGTGCGATCACAAAACAAATCATCCATACCCAAAACCAGGCGTTCTTATAGGAAAACAAGGATTCATCCGCATCGCCCAGCGTATTGTGGGTGTACAGGTAAATCTGCGGTATCACTGCCGCTACCAATAACACGATAAAACCTATTAACGCAAATTTCCGTAACTGCTGTTTGTTCCGCTTCAGCGCTTGTTGTAGTAAAAAATTCTCCTCAGTTGTAATAAAGGTGTAGTCGGACATAGTTTCGATGGTTTTTCAGTTGGCTAATATATAGATAAACAATCAATTAATTAAATTAATATATATAATATTTTAAATAATGATTGTTATTTTGCTGTTATTTTAGTTAGATGATCAGTTTTTGGACAAAATATTATCATATAATCTAAATCACACATTAACGTTTATATAATTCCTGGTTCGACCGCATATGGAATAAGTTTTCTAATTTGCGCGTTTTTAACCCATCCTGTTATTATTCCCCATCATCTTGTCATATAAACTAAAACAACGAAAGTGAAGCGGATTTTGATTTTACTTGCGGCTGCATTCCTTACAACAACAGGCCTGTATGCGCAGGACACCACTCAACTGACAGTAGAAGGACGGAAAAACAGCGCCTCCCAGCAAACAAAACCTTACGTGATCATGATCTCCATCGATGGGTTCCGGTATGATTACGCAGAAAGATACCATGCACAAAACCTGCTCCGCCTCTCGGGCCAGGGCGTAAGGGCTACTGCTATGCAACCTTCTTTTCCTTCACTGACATTCCCCAACCACTATACACTGGCCACAGGCATGTACCCGGCGCACCATGGCCTGGTAGACAACCTGTTCTACGACAGGAAACGCGACGCCATCTATAAAGTGGGTAACCGCGATGCAGTGGAAGACGGCACCTGGTATGGCGGACTGCCCCTCTGGGTACTGGCGGAAAAACAACAGATGATCAGCGCCAGCTATTTCTGGGTAGGCTCCGAAAGTGCTATTCAAAATATTCGCCCCACTTATTATTATAAGTACCAGGAAAAAACAAGCATCGACCAGCGTATCCAACAGGTGGTGAACTGGCTGCAACTGCCGGCAGAGCAACGTCCGCATCTCATTACCTTTTACTTCCCTGAAGTGGACCATATGGGGCATCGCTACGGCCCTGACAGCGACAGCGTAAGGAACGCCGTTCAGTTCGTGGACGCGGCCATCGGTCGCATGCAGGAGGCAGTGAATAAACTGAACCTGCCGGTCAATTTTATCATCGTATCTGATCATGGCATGTTGCGGGTAGATACTGAACATAGCCTTTCCCTGCCGGACAGTCCTGCCCTGAAGCCGCTCCGCATTGCGCCCACCAACGAGAAAATAATGCTCTATGGCAATAACGAAGCGGAAATCAAAGCGGCGTACGATTTCCTGAAGCAGCATGAAAACCACTACACCGTATACCTGAAAAAAGAAACACCGGAAAGATGGCACTACGGACAGGAAGATGTGTATAATCGCATCGGAGACATCGTGGTGGTGGCAGAAGCCAATTATGCGTTCGGCAGCCCGGAAAAGAAAATGTACCCGGGCCACCATGGCTTCGATAACAACCTTACCGATATGAATGCTATCTTCATGGCATGGGGGCCGGCCTTCAAAACCAATACACGCATCGCCACTTTCGAAAACATACATGTGTACCCGTTAGTGGCCCGTATACTCGGCCTGGATATTACACAGCCGATAGATGGTAAAATTGAAGTGCTGGAACCGGTACTAAACCAGCAATAAATAATGGACCAGCAAGACTTATACGGGCTGCTGCTGCAACATGTGGCCCGGCATATACAGCTTACGTCGGAAGAACAGCAGTATTTTGTCAGCCTGCTGAAACCACGGCGGCTGCAACGGCGCCAGTGGTTATTACAGGCGGGCGACATCTGCCGGTACGAGTATTTCATTGTACAGGGATGCCTGCGGTCCTATATCACAGACCGCAACGACGTGGAGCACGTACTGCATTTTGCAATAGAAGACTGGTGGATCACTGACCTGGAAAGCCTGTTGACACAAACTCCTTCGCAGGTAAGCATTGAAGCGCTGGAACCTTCCTGTGTGCTGCAACTGGAACGGGAGGCCCTGCAAACCCTTTATCAAAAAATACCTGCGTTTGAACGTTTCTTCAGGATACTGCACCAGAATGCCTATCTGGCACAAAACCGCCGTATCCTGCAGAATATCAGCCATACCGCTGCAGAACGGTATGAGGCTTTCCTGGAGCGGTATCCGGCCATTGCTGCGCGTGTGCCGCAAAAGTACCTGGCGTCTTACCTGGGAATGACACCCGTCTTCCTCAGTCAGCTGCGCAACCATAAAGCAGGAAAATAGAAAGTTATGGATACAAAAAAAGCTGCTCCGGAAAAGGAGCAGCTTTTTTTATGTATTGAAATAAGCTGTTACGCTACAGATTCCTCATAGGCACTTACCGGTTCGCAGGTGCAGATCAGGTTTCTGTCGCCGTGGGTGTTGTTCACACGGCTTACGGAAGGCCAGAATTTGTTGGCTTTCACGTATTCCAGCGGGAAAGCTGCCTGTTGACGGCTGTATGGACGGGTCCATTCGTCGGCAGTGATCACATG
This window contains:
- a CDS encoding chorismate synthase, producing the protein MNSFGRLFRVNVFGESHGASVGVNIDGVPAGIPLQQEDFLPDLERRKGGSRGTTPRKEEDLPFIKSGVFNDHTTGAPVTILFENNNTRSTDYEKLREFPRPGHADFVATEKFGGFEDYRGGGHFSGRLTLNLVAAGVIAKKILGDSIQVKATITEVGGYANPEEGLEAAIAAKDSVGGIVECVVDGLPIGLGEPFFDSLESSLAHAVFAIPAVKGIEFGAGFAAAKMKGLEHNDPILDKTGKTATNNAGGVVGGITNGNPLVFRIAVKPTSSTPKEQQTLNIASGQVETFSVKGRHDLCIALRVPVVLEAVTAMVLADFMLLEQRRPRVYKA
- a CDS encoding FKBP-type peptidyl-prolyl cis-trans isomerase, with amino-acid sequence MYKKYIFTGVLGLLAMQGFSQAKPAPKAKPASHTAVKPGLLKNRIDSVSYGIGVNIAENLKAQGLSNVNTTLLAKAIQDMLTNKTLTLSKDQSEMSISNYLQQLKAEKVAKNREASDKFLAENKAKPGVVTLPSGLQYQILKEGNGPKPTINDKVKTHYHGTLIDGTVFDSSVDRGEPISFPVSGVIRGWTEALQLMPVGSKWRLFIPSDLAYGDRGAGAKIGPGAALVFDVELLDIVK
- a CDS encoding acyloxyacyl hydrolase; this encodes MRFYIITMVAALLTGSLQAQDSTDLWSKAKANPNLGRQKYIELKLHTGSHLYNGDEMSKILEHGYESVEVRMGWMSTGKQEWQRALNCPSYGIGFYTGSIGDATVLGNPSGVYGFFYAPFARRKRHHFEAGLSLGLTYDLKGYNKDTNPLNDAISSKVDVYFNVNVSGIWRLSELFDLVYGLDLTHFSNGRTHTPNLGLNMPGVHAGLRVHYNTIRNIVQQQIDPTFVARIRPTYIDSPLSKVKHKQDWSIYGAFGVVQPDSRYGVDAFYGTASAVLDWSYLYSHVCSFGAGVDGFYDGSLGLVYAEKYGKVSTFDKMLLGAHIGHTLHLQRFDIVTQAGTYLWRRDSEKGDWFLRVALRYNVSRYGFLQIGLKTQNGAAADWIEWGGGGKL
- a CDS encoding CocE/NonD family hydrolase — encoded protein: MRKWLLLACAALFVFPVVTKAVNQDSLWMYTHYTKKEVYIPMRDGVKLFTSIYLPKDQSEKHPILMTRTPYSCAPYGETNFRPLYRNHYKQYLKEGYIMVVQDVRGTWMSEGKFVNVRPFNPNKKGKNDIDEASDTYDTIDWLVKNLSGNNGNVGIFGISYPGFYSTMGALSGHPALKAVSPQAPVTDWFIGDDFHHNGAFMLSDAFSFYTVFDHPHPKPTTVGPKGIEYYTRDNYKYYLETGALPNFSKIIGDSVAFWHEMYAHPTYDSYWQARNVRNFLKNVKPVMLEVGGVFDAEDCFGAWNTYKTIESESPNTNNRIVMGPWYHGQWASNDGTHLGNVRFGSNTSEYYANNIEIPFFNYYLKGKGQAPDIAEATIFFTGKNEWKRLPKWPPADMKEQPVYLQPDGKLAFTQPTAANSFSEYISDPSKPVPYTADVHFNRTINYMTDDQRFAARRPDVAVFESEVLDNDITLAGPVIADIVASTTGTDADFVVKLIDVFPDDFKYEEDAASEHRRVPSSTYPMGGYQMLVRGEVMRGKFRNSFEKPEAFVPGQPTPVKFTLPDVAHTFQKGHRIMVQIQSSWFPLVDRNPQQFMDIYKATDKDFKKADIKIYHDATHASKVLLPITQ
- a CDS encoding MmcQ/YjbR family DNA-binding protein, with translation MNIEQFCEYCLSLPGVTEEFPFGEQTLVYKVAGKMFALTDLEEFSSVNLKCDPDEAVELRERYEGVTPGYHMNKKHWNTVDMHSNISNKLILEWIKNSYDLVVASLPKKEREKLAR
- a CDS encoding ectonucleotide pyrophosphatase/phosphodiesterase, with protein sequence MKRILILLAAAFLTTTGLYAQDTTQLTVEGRKNSASQQTKPYVIMISIDGFRYDYAERYHAQNLLRLSGQGVRATAMQPSFPSLTFPNHYTLATGMYPAHHGLVDNLFYDRKRDAIYKVGNRDAVEDGTWYGGLPLWVLAEKQQMISASYFWVGSESAIQNIRPTYYYKYQEKTSIDQRIQQVVNWLQLPAEQRPHLITFYFPEVDHMGHRYGPDSDSVRNAVQFVDAAIGRMQEAVNKLNLPVNFIIVSDHGMLRVDTEHSLSLPDSPALKPLRIAPTNEKIMLYGNNEAEIKAAYDFLKQHENHYTVYLKKETPERWHYGQEDVYNRIGDIVVVAEANYAFGSPEKKMYPGHHGFDNNLTDMNAIFMAWGPAFKTNTRIATFENIHVYPLVARILGLDITQPIDGKIEVLEPVLNQQ
- a CDS encoding Crp/Fnr family transcriptional regulator, whose protein sequence is MDQQDLYGLLLQHVARHIQLTSEEQQYFVSLLKPRRLQRRQWLLQAGDICRYEYFIVQGCLRSYITDRNDVEHVLHFAIEDWWITDLESLLTQTPSQVSIEALEPSCVLQLEREALQTLYQKIPAFERFFRILHQNAYLAQNRRILQNISHTAAERYEAFLERYPAIAARVPQKYLASYLGMTPVFLSQLRNHKAGK